The proteins below come from a single Rosa rugosa chromosome 2, drRosRugo1.1, whole genome shotgun sequence genomic window:
- the LOC133733918 gene encoding heterogeneous nuclear ribonucleoprotein 1-like: MEPDLGKIFIGGISWDTDEEQLKEYFKKYGEVVEAVIMRDRATGRARGFGFVVFADPAVADRVVKDKHMIDSRTVEAKKAVPKEDQHMLNRTGGAHSSPGPGRTRKIFVGGLASTVTENDFKTYFDQFGTVTDVVVMYDHNTQRPRGFGFITYDSEDAVDRVLHKTFHELNGKMVEVKRAVPKEQSPGPLRSPQIGYNYSPGRANNLLNSYAQGYNMSLVGGFGVGMDNRFNPISSGRSGFSPIGTNRYGMGMNLEPGLSSSYGGNSNFGNSLGYALMLSPTYNGNSNRYTNPIGYNAGNGRTTSLVNSPTRNVWGNSGINNAINPGSTAAYLSSANGGFGISGSTLGPSSFSTQGRGTLSGFTSPSNYRNGGNSYGFEGAGYGRINGTGVSPTSSFPTSTAGYEGSYGDFYHSGSVHGDSTWRSTTPELDGSSTFSYGLGDIAPGATASNSQDYIGSYSVTSRQPNRGIAT; encoded by the exons ATGGAACCAGATCTCGGCAAGATCTTCATTGGTGGGATTTCTTGGGACACAGATGAGGAACAGCTTAAAGAATATTTTAAGAAATATGGGGAGGTGGTGGAGGCTGTGATCATGAGGGATCGGGCAACCGGTCGTGCTCGTGGCTTTGGTTTTGTTGTCTTTGCTGATCCTGCTGTTGCAGATAGGGTAGTGAAGGACAAGCACATGATTGATAGCCGCACA GTGGAAGCAAAGAAGGCTGTTCCTAAGGAGGATCAGCACATGCTAAACAGAACTGGGGGTGCACATAGTTCTCCTGGTCCCGGACGCACGAGAAAGATCTTTGTTGGGGGTTTAGCATCCACAGTCACTGAGAATGACTTTAAGACATACTTTGATCAGTTTGGTACTGTCACTGATGTCGTAGTAATGTATGATCACAACACCCAAAGGCCTAGAGGCTTTGGCTTTATCACTTATGACTCGGAGGACGCAGTGGACAGAGTTCTGCATAAAACATTCCATGAACTCAATGGTAAGATGGTTGAGGTCAAGAGGGCAGTCCCCAAAGAGCAATCCCCAGGGCCCCTCCGGAGCCCTCAGATAGGATACAACTATAGTCCAGGTAGGGCCAATAACTTACTTAACAGTTATGCTCAGGGTTATAATATGAGCCTAGTTGGGGGCTTTGGTGTCGGTATGGATAACAGGTTCAATCCAATTTCTAGTGGTCGTAGTGGGTTTTCTCCAATTGGCACTAATAGATATGGAATGGGTATGAATTTGGAGCCAGGGTTGAGCTCAAGCTATGGTGGGAATTCCAACTTCGGTAATAGTCTAGGATATGCACTGATGTTGAGCCCCACTTATAATGGCAATTCGAACAGGTACACTAACCCTATTGGATATAATGCCGGTAATGGAAGGACCACCTCTCTAGTAAACTCACCTACTCGGAATGTCTGGGGAAACAGTGGCATCAACAATGCCATTAATCCTGGCAGTACTGCGGCTTACTTGAGCTCTGCAAATGGGGGGTTTGGCATTAGTGGTTCGACTTTGGGCCCCAGTTCTTTTTCAACTCAAGGTAGAGGGACTTTATCTGGCTTTACTAGTCCCAGTAATTATAGGAATGGAGGTAACAGCTATGGGTTTGAAGGAGCAGGTTATGGAAGAATCAATGGCACTGGTGTATCCCCAACATCATCATTTCCTACATCAACTGCTGGTTATGAGGGGTCTTATGGGGACTTCTACCATAGTGGTTCAGTTCATGGTGATTCAACTTGGCGCTCCACCACTCCTGAGCTAGATGGTTCTAGTACATTTAGTTATGGTCTGGGCGATATTGCCCCAGGTGCCACAGCCAGTAATTCTCAGGACTACATTGGAAGCTACAGTGTGACCAGTAGACAACCAAATAGAG GAATCGCTACTTAG
- the LOC133733917 gene encoding protein TORNADO 1, which produces MATSQNLKDLQWVLQAVESESLDLQNISFYLSQPSSGCYQEAENSMNINISKDSLSYFSQFLIVLGTSKAIQLSLRNLEFHQIEWELQQLRDLAVLLECNSNIKSVMFRRNRFGRECISELSEILKRNGVIKEVMFTESNVGSVGAGFLASALKVNDSLEELQIWEDSIGSKGAEELSKMIEVNSTLKLLTIFDSNSITATPLISAVLARNRAMEVHVWSGENGEKSSKVVEFLPENSTLRIYRLDLSGACRVACALGWNATVKSLDMTGVRLKSRWAKEFRWVLEQNQSLKEVHLSKTCLKDKGVVYVAAGLFKNQSLESLYLDGNRFGGIGVEHLLCPLSRFSALQYQANITLKSVTFGGGRTKIGREGLAAILQMLTSNETLTRLGIYDDESLKPDDFVKLFRSLEKNASLRHLSLQGCKGVQGELLLQTIMETLQVNPWIEDIDLSRTPLQNSGKTDGLYQRLGQNGKAEPETDLLKDMPLTVPKSCRVFFCGQEYAGKTTLCNTILQSFYSSKLPLADQVRSLVNPVEQAVRTVGVKIKTFKDDDTKISIWNLAGQHEFYSLHDLMFPGHGSASFFLIVSSLFRKTNNREPKNAMEIEEDLQYWLRFIVSNSKRAVQQCMLPNVTIVLTHYDKVNQPSQNLQVAVNSIQRLRDKFQGFVDFYPTVFTVDARSSASVSKLTHHLLKTSKTVLQRVPRIYQLCNDLMQMLSDWRSENYNKPAMQWKEFDELCQVKVPSLRIRSRHDNKPKMEKRRQAVATCLHHIGELIYFDELGFLILDCEWFCGEVLGQLIRLDVRKQSSSENNGFISRKDLEKILRGSLQSPIPGIGSKIFDNLEASDLVRMMLKLELCYQQDPSDPNSLLFIPSLLEEGRGKPQRWQLSRPECIFAGRHLECDDSSHMFLTPGFFPRLQVHLHNKVIALKSQHGATYSLEKHLISININGIYIRVELGGQLGYYIDVLACSTKNLTETLRVIQQLIIPAIHSLCHGITLTENVMRPECVRNLTPPRCRKIQCVSLQQLKQALLSVPADSMYDYQHTWDPISDFGRQIMGAGFDFARDLLSDDDFREVLHRRYHDLYNLAQELQIPPESDTDGAENTISTSDELATVEPTFGGIAKGVEVVLQRLKIIEQEIRDLKQEIQGLRYYEHRLLAELHRKVNYLVTYNVQIEERKVPNMFYFVRTENYSRRLITNMVPGMNALRLHMLCEFRREMHVVEDQMGCEMMQVDNRTVKSLAPYTTKFMKLLTFALKIGAHLAAGMGEMIPDLSREVAHLADSSLLRGATGAGAGTAVAAGVVGAVAIGRMEGRNRSRAAESSRDIQQDLRTAQQWVLDFLRERRCSTGKDIAEKFGLWRVRYRDDGQIAWICRRHINLRAHEVIEVPL; this is translated from the exons ATGGCAACAAGCCAGAATCTCAAAGATCTCCAATGGGTTCTGCAAGCTGTGGAATCCGAAAGCCTCGACCTACAAAACATCTCCTTCTACCTTTCACAACCCTCTTCTGGCTGCTACCAGGAAGCCGAGAATTCCATGAACATAAACATTTCAAAAGACAGCCTCTCTTACTTTTCTCAGTTCCTCATAGTTTTAGGAACATCCAAAGCAATCCAATTGTCTCTAAGAAACTTGGAGTTCCACCAGATCGAATGGGAGCTCCAACAACTGCGTGATCTTGCTGTGTTGCTTGAGTGTAACTCAAACATCAAGTCAGTCATGTTTCGGAGAAACAGATTCGGAAGAGAGTGCATATCAGAGCTATCTGAAATTCTGAAGAGAAATGGAGTGATCAAAGAGGTAATGTTCACTGAATCAAATGTTGGGTCTGTTGGAGCTGGATTTCTTGCTTCTGCCCTTAAAGTGAATGATAGCTTGGAAGAGTTACAGATATGGGAAGACTCTATTGGCTCCAAGGGAGCAGAGGAGCTCTCAAAGATGATTGAAGTGAACTCAACACTGAAGCTGTTGACAATATTTGACTCGAACTCAATCACAGCAACCCCACTTATCTCTGCAGTTTTAGCAAGGAATAGAGCTATGGAAGTTCATGTGTGGAGTGGAGAAAATGGCGAAAAGAGTTCTAAGGTGGTTGAGTTTCTACCTGAAAATAGCACACTCCGAATTTACAGGCTCGACCTTTCTGGTGCATGCAGGGTTGCCTGTGCTCTTGGCTGGAACGCAACTGTCAAGTCACTCGACATGACTGGAGTGCGGTTGAAGTCAAGATGGGCTAAGGAGTTTCGGTGGGTTTTGGAGCAAAACCAGAGCCTCAAAGAGGTACACTTATCCAAAACTTGCCTGAAAGATAAGGGAGTCGTATATGTAGCAGCTGGACTATTCAAGAACCAGAGTTTGGAGAGCTTGTATTTGGATGGAAACAGATTTGGAGGTATAGGAGTTGAGCATTTACTCTGTCCCTTGAGCCGGTTTTCTGCACTGCAATATCAAGCAAACATTACTTTAAAGTCTGTGACATTTGGAGGTGGAAGAACAAAGATTGGAAGGGAGGGACTTGCAGCCATTTTACAGATGCTGACATCCAATGAGACTTTGACTCGGTTGGGGATATACGATGATGAGAGTTTAAAACCAGATGATTTTGTCAAACTTTTCAGGAGCTTGGAGAAGAATGCCTCCTTGAGACACTTATCTTTACAGGGCTGCAAGGGTGTTCAAGGAGAGTTGCTACTGCAAACAATCATGGAGACATTACAGGTAAATCCTTGGATTGAAGATATCGATCTTTCGAGAACACCACTGCAAAATTCAGGAAAGACTGATGGGCTCTATCAAAGATTGGGTCAGAATGGAAAGGCAGAACCTGAAACAGATTTGCTGAAGGACATGCCACTTACAGTGCCAAAGAGTTGTAGGGTATTTTTCTGTGGGCAAGAATATGCAG GTAAGACTACATTGTGCAATACAATATTGCAGAGTTTCTATTCATCAAAGCTTCCCCTTGCGGACCAAGTAAGATCTCTAGTGAACCCAGTTGAGCAAGCGGTCAGAACAGTTGGAGTGAAGatcaaaacattcaaagatgATGACACGAAGATTTCAATATGGAATCTTGCTGGTCAGCATGAATTCTATTCACTCCATGATCTCATGTTTCCGGGGCATGGGAGTGCATCATTCTTTCTCATAGTATCCAGTCTATTTaggaaaacaaacaatagagaGCCAAAGAATGCAATGGAGATAGAAGAGGACCTCCAGTACTGGCTCAGGTTCATAGTGTCAAATTCAAAAAGAGCAGTTCAGCAATGCATGCTACCAAATGTGACGATCGTGCTCACGCACTATGACAAAGTCAATCAGCCATCACAGAACTTGCAGGTTGCAGTAAACTCAATCCAAAGATTGCGAGACAAGTTCCAGGGATTTGTTGACTTCTACCCAACAGTGTTCACAGTTGATGCAAGATCATCAGCATCAGTGAGTAAACTCACTCATCACCTTCTAAAGACAAGCAAGACGGTTCTCCAAAGAGTCCCGAGAATCTATCAGCTTTGCAATGATCTTATGCAAATGTTATCAGACTGGAGATCAGAGAACTACAACAAGCCAGCCATGCAGTGGAAGGAGTTTGATGAGCTATGCCAAGTGAAGGTTCCGTCCTTAAGAATTCGGTCAAGACATGATAACAAACCGAAGATGGAAAAGAGGCGACAAGCTGTAGCTACTTGCCTTCATCACATAGGAGAGTTGATATATTTTGATGAACTGGGGTTTCTAATCTTGGATTGTGAGTGGTTCTGTGGTGAGGTGCTTGGCCAACTAATAAGACTAGATGTAAGAAAGCAAAGCTCCTCAGAGAATAATGGATTCATCAGCAGGAAAGATTTGGAGAAAATTCTTAGAGGAAGTCTACAGAGTCCAATTCCTGGAATAGGTTCAAAGATATTTGATAACTTAGAGGCTAGTGACCTTGTGAGGATGATGCTAAAACTCGAACTATGTTACCAACAAGACCCATCAGACCCTAACTCATTGCTATTCATTCCCTCACTTCTTGAAGAAGGCAGAGGAAAGCCACAAAGATGGCAGTTAAGCAGACCTGAATGCATTTTTGCAGGTAGGCATCTTGAATGTGATGATTCAAGCCACATGTTCCTAACACCGGGATTCTTTCCTCGATTACAG GTGCATCTGCATAACAAAGTCATAGCCTTGAAAAGCCAACATGGAGCAACTTACAGTCTTGAGAAGCACCTAATCTCAATAAATATCAATGGAATCTACATCAGAGTTGAACTGGGAGGACAGCTTGGTTACTACATCGATGTTCTTGCATGCTCCACCAAGAACCTGACAGAAACACTTAGAGTCATCCAGCAGCTTATAATACCAGCAATTCATAGCCTCTGCCATGGCATCACCTTGACTGAAAATGTGATGCGTCCGGAATGTGTCCGAAACCTCACACCTCCCAGATGCAGGAAAATACAATGCGTTTCATTGCAACAGCTGAAACAGGCATTGCTTTCTGTTCCTGCAGACAGCATGTATGATTACCAGCACACATGGGATCCAATCTCAGATTTCGGGAGACAAATAATGGGAGCTGGTTTTGACTTTGCCCGAGACCTCCTATCAGATGATGACTTCCGAGAAGTACTGCACCGCAGATATCATGACCTATACAACCTTGCTCAAGAACTGCAAATCCCACCTGAGAGCGACACAGATGGAGCAGAGAACACAATATCCACCAGTGATGAGCTTGCAACAGTTGAACCAACTTTTGGTGGAATTGCCAAAGGGGTTGAGGTAGTTCTGCAGAGACTGAAGATCATTGAGCAAGAAATCAGAGACTTGAAACAGGAGATCCAAGGTTTGAGATATTATGAGCATAGACTCCTTGCTGAGCTTCACCGCAAAGTGAATTACCTTGTGACCTACAATGTCCAAATTGAAGAGAGGAAAGTGCCCAACATGTTCTACTTTGTCAGAACAGAAAACTACTCTAGGAGATTGATCACCAACATGGTTCCTGGAATGAATGCTCTTCGACTCCACATGTTATGTGAGTTCCGAAGAGAAATGCATGTTGTGGAAGATCAGATGGGGTGTGAAATGATGCAGGTTGATAACAGAACTGTGAAGTCCTTGGCACCATACACCACAAAGTTCATGAAACTGCTGACATTTGCTCTCAAGATAGGAGCTCATCTAGCTGCTGGGATGGGTGAAATGATACCTGATTTGAGCAGGGAAGTTGCGCACCTGGCCGATTCTTCCCTCCTTCGTGGAGCAACAGGCGCAGGAGCAGGGACGGCAGTTGCAGCAGGAGTTGTTGGAGCTGTGGCAATTGGGCGAATGGAGGGAAGGAACAGAAGCAGGGCTGCAGAAAGCTCAAGAGATATCCAGCAAGATCTAAGAACAGCACAGCAGTGGGTTCTGGATTTCCTAAGGGAGCGGAGATGCTCAACTGGAAAAGATATCGCAGAGAAGTTTGGCTTATGGAGGGTGAGGTACCGAGACGATGGCCAGATTGCATGGATCTGTAGGAGGCATATCAACCTCAGAGCACACGAAGTAATAGAAGTGCCACTTTGA
- the LOC133733919 gene encoding uncharacterized protein LOC133733919, whose translation MDSPQSVVSPFKTSVVSEPEKQKSDCSVRTNSGPCSNGIESNRQETNVCNVEDFIGVLEVYVHQARDIHNICIYHKQDVYAKLCLTSDPEITVSTKTINGGGQNPVFNDKVQLNVRTVDGSIKCEIWMLSRVKNYLEDQLLGFALVPMSEVLIKNGKLEKEFSLSSNDLFHSPAGFVKLSLSYAGDSPEVMSLPSNPIMEDTEITDSVHCEELDKMEFPDPDIANEDQLMVSEYIKIPCSEFESQSSESFVTADCETHVSSEVGVQAVESVSTAAFGSIQAQKLDSPPSSVSTNGVSSPSVQASSESFDTPASPNQEQVSASEEKKADPKDGETDSSGGVPSDTTSKPVVTVNVPEQNVVQQDFVDMYMKSMQQFTESLAKMKLPLDIESPTSSGNSSSDQNLSTPKTNGSRVFYGSRAFF comes from the coding sequence ATGGATTCCCCTCAATCTGTTGTGTCTCCGTTCAAAACCTCTGTTGTTTCTGAGCCTGAGAAGCAGAAATCTGACTGTTCTGTTCGCACCAACTCTGGACCATGTTCTAATGGAATTGAGTCCAATAGACAGGAAACCAATGTTTGTAATGTAGAGGACTTCATTGGTGTTCTTGAGGTGTATGTTCATCAGGCTAGGGACATCCATAACATCTGCATTTACCACAAGCAAGATGTCTATGCTAAGCTATGCCTGACAAGTGATCCAGAAATTACGGTATCCACCAAAACCATTAATGGTGGTGGTCAAAATCCAGTCTTCAATGACAAGGTCCAGCTCAATGTTCGGACTGTTGATGGCTCCATCAAATGCGAGATTTGGATGCTGAGCAGGGTGAAGAATTATCTTGAAGATCAGTTGCTGGGGTTTGCTTTGGTGCCTATGTCAGAGGTCCTCATCAAGAATGGGAAGTTAGAGAAAGAGTTCTCTCTTTCTTCAAACGATCTCTTTCATTCCCCAGCAGGGTTTGTGAAATTGTCTCTCTCTTATGCTGGAGATTCACCAGAAGTGATGTCCTTGCCTTCAAATCCTATTATGGAGGACACAGAGATAACTGATTCTGTTCATTGTGAAGAATTAGATAAGATGGAGTTCCCAGACCCGGATATTGCCAATGAAGACCAGCTGATGGTTTCAGAGTATATTAAGATCCCATGTTCGGAGTTTGAGTCTCAGAGCTCTGAGAGTTTCGTCACTGCTGATTGTGAAACTCATGTTAGTTCTGAAGTGGGCGTTCAAGCAGTAGAAAGCGTTTCGACTGCTGCATTTGGATCTATTCAGGCTCAGAAGCTTGACTCTCCCCCGAGCAGTGTGTCAACTAATGGGGTTTCATCTCCATCTGTCCAGGCAAGCTCAGAGTCATTTGACACTCCTGCATCTCCAAATCAGGAACAAGTTTCGGCCTCAGAAGAGAAAAAGGCAGATCCTAAAGATGGCGAGACTGATTCATCTGGTGGGGTGCCAAGTGATACAACCTCAAAACCTGTCGTCACTGTCAATGTTCCAGAGCAAAATGTGGTGCAGCAGGATTTTGTAGACATGTACATGAAAAGCATGCAGCAATTTACTGAGTCTTTGGCTAAGATGAAGCTTCCTTTGGACATTGAATCACCAACTAGTTCAGGAAATTCGAGCTCTGATCAGAATTTATCAACACCAAAGACAAATGGCTCCCGTGTGTTTTATGGGAGTAGAGCTTTCTTCTAA